TCGGATTGCAATGCACAGGCGGAGTCTGCACTAAAAAGTCCGAATTCGATTTCGGAGGTAGCGGAAAATCCGGAAAACAGTGCAATAACGACGGCGATTGTATCGGATCCGGAAAATGCGTCTCCGGCTCTTTCGGTAAAAAATACTGTAGCGGCAATTGATTTCGCATACAATTTGATTTACGGGTCGGTCGCGTTCGTATAAACCCGTTTCCTGGATTTTATGGAGAGGAAAGTCTCGGGGTTCATATTCGCGGAACGGCCCATGCTTTGGGAAAGGGAGCATTCTTTTCAGAAGGCTGCTTACTGTTACGATACCTTTCAATGTAATGCCAACGGAAGGTTGAGTGTTCTGTATTGGGCAAGGTTAAAATTACCGTTCTTTCTCGATTTGCATTCGGATCAACGACTGGATTCCAAATTGAGAACCTTGCATTGGAAAGCGGAACCCGATACGATTCATAATCTACTTTCGCGAGCTTCAGAATATGCGTTTCGAGAAATTGAAGAGCAATTCTGGTTCGAAGAGGAATTGGATTCGGATTACTATTTCGAATTAGTAACCGAAGATCAGTCTTTGCGATTGCGTGCGAAGGGACTACCCGAGAGCCTAAGCGGTTTGTATAACGAAATCAGAAATACGATCGTTTCTACAGGAGAGAATCTAAAATCGGAACCGATTTACACGGACCCAAAACTAGTCTTTTCCAGCCAGAAGCATTTTCTCTTCAATCCCAAGATGAAATGTTTTTCTAAAGACGGATCGATCGTGGTACCTGCCGATCGAAAAGCCGATTCCGATAAAGCTTAATAGGAAACTATATTCATTAAACCTTATCCGACCAATCCTTGTTCTTTCCGTGCCTCTACGCTTCTAAGTTTTCCCAATTCTTCCCGAATCTCTTCTATCGAGAGTTCTCCGCCTCCGATTTCCTCCGATCTGTTTTTGAGCGCAGGCTGCAATAAGGCCGCTTCTTCCTTCGTAACTTCTATTCCCGATTGTATTAGGATTTCATAAACCGCAGATTTTCCGGACTGGCTGGTGAAGGCGATCCTATCCCCCTCCGGTCTTCCTATCAGATTCGCATCGAATGCGCGGTATGCGCCTTTTTTCAATTCCTTGGTCTTGGAGACTCCGTCCTGATGGATTCCGCTCCTATGTGCGACCACATCTTCTCCAATTAAAGGAGCTTTTTCGTGTATAGGAACTCCGGACATCCGGGAGACGATCCGCGAAGTCTCGTAAATCGCCTGTAGGTTCAAATTCACTTTGACTCCGCAATTATGCAATGCGATCGCCACTTCGTAGGTATTCGTATTGCCGGCCCTTTCTCCCAGGCCGTTCAATGCCGTTTCCAATTGGGTGGCACCCGCAAAGAAACTTTCCACGGTAGTCGCCGTAGCCATTCCCAAATCGTTATGTGTGTGAACCGAAAGATTCGTGCCTTGGGGAAGGGTTTCGGCGACTTTTCTTACCATTGCTACGAACAGATACGGTCTATATCGCTCCACCGTATTGGGAAGATTTACCACGTCGGCCCCTGCATCCAGAGCTGCCCGAAAGGCTTCGATCGCAAACTCCATATTCTCCAATGCGTCTCCGAAATGTTCTCCGGAGAATTGCACTTCGCCGAAATTGCCCGCAAGCTTTCTCGCATAGGATACTGCTCGTACTATATTCTCTTTTACTTGAGCTTCCGAGATTCCCAAAACGTTACGGATGGTAAAATCGCTCACAGGATAAACGATGTGAATGCGAGGACGCGGGGCCCTACGTATCGCTTCCCAAGAAAGATCGATCTCTTTTTCCACGGCCCGGGAGAGACTGGAGATTGCCACATTCTCCGGAGCTAAAGAGGCCAAATGCGCGCAAGCATCGAAGTCCTGTTTACTCGCCGAAGCGAATCCTACCTCGATCCCTTGGACACCGAGTTTCAGCAGTTGGCGGAAGATGATTTCTTTTTCCTCCAGATTCCAGGGTTTACGTAAGGCCTGGTTTCCGTCCCTCAAGGTTACGTCCATAAAGAAAGGAGAAGACGCAGGAGTCCTCAGGCCTTGCCCCGGTAGGATCATATCCTGGATACTAGGATAATTGGAAGATGGGTTTGTGATCGTATTCTGTTCCATGGGCACTCTCTTTGTTTCCGTCCGAGAGCGAGGATTTTTGCTCGGACGAGGGCCCGGTCACAAAAAAACCCGCTCGAGAGGAGCGGGTTTTTGCTAACGCAATATCCGAGTTACTCCTCTCAGCTCCTAAGAAGGAGGAGGAGTCCGAGCAGATTTGCTTGGAAGGACATTTGCGCCATAGTTATACTTTTAGACTCGGTAACTTCGGGAAAGTAGTCAAGTAGAAAAGAAAAAATCGGAAAGGAAACTAAGAAGGGTCAAACTGTCCGTACGAGGATGATAAGCTAAGATGCGAGTTCTGAACGATAGGTCATTTTGGATTCTTTGTGCAATTCCGATTCTGCTTTCCTGCTCCGTTTTAACAAAGAGCCAACTTTCCATACCGAAGGAAAGCCATACCGGGAAAAAGAACGCGGTTATTCTTCTATGTGCGGGAGAGAATCATTTTCTATTTTCCAGGTCCAATTGGACGAGGGAAAAAATTCTTCAAGCGGATCTCCTTGAAAATCTCCGATCTCAAGGAGGATACGATTTTCTGGACTATATCGTTTTGGAAAATGTATCGGATGCGGAAATTCTACTCGGAGAATTTACCGAAAGATATCATGCCCGCGTAATGCGGATTTTAGAAAAGTCGAATCGTAGTTTGGACCCGAATACGGACCTTATTCTCTTTTACATAGATACTAAAGATCCGAATCCCTTCGGTTTTGGATCGGCTCTCTATCAAATCGGATCGGTAATAAGCTTAGGTATATTACCGATAATAGAGACCTATACTTCTCAAGTGAAGATTCGATTCATAGGCCGGGAATATGCTTCTAAAATTTTTTCCAAAAGCTATTCTAAAGTTACATTCGATTGGCTACTCCTCCTTAATATAGGCGAGATTTCGGGACCTTTTTGGAGAGATTACGTGATTGCCGACTCCGTTAGATCGGCATTCGATTCCGGGACTTGGGAAGAGAGATCGTATCTCGTCTCGAAGGGAAGATGGACGGAAGTCGGGAGAGTTTCCAAAATTTTTCCCGACGGCACGGTATACATTCGATATGGGAGGAATGGAATTCTTCATACGCAGAAGTTATACTTCTACGGACGAAACGAGAGAAATCCGATTTCTATTCAGAAAATAGAATATACTCATGCCGTAGGCAGGCTACTTTTTAACGTATGGCCGGATAATGGGGAGGCGGTTTACAATAGGGTCGATCGCTGATATTCCGAGAATCGGGGAAGAATACCGAGAATTATTCCTCCTTTCTTTCCAAGAAGGTCCAGATCCCTCCTTGCTCGAACTGCTTTTCTTCCAGAAGTTGTTTGAGCTGCACGTATTCCTTTTTAACGGATTCCGGAACTCCTACGATTTCCAATTTGGAGAATATTTCCCGTGCTTGCGGAAAACGATTCGTTCTAACATAACAAATCGCTAATGCATAGAGAGTGGGGGCGTCGTTTAATTCGGATTCCGGTATGTCCTTCAGTAAGGCAAGTGCCTGATCGAATTTGGAGGCTCCCGTATAGACCGCGGCCAAATTTTTTCTGGCATAGGTATCCGTATCGTCCAACTCCAGCGCTTTGGATAAGTGGAACTCAGCCTTGGGTTTGTCTTTTTTTCTCGCGAAGAGAACTCCTAGTCCCACCCAGGCCTGCACATGGGAGGGTTCCAGGCGGATACATTCCTGCAATTGAGCCTCCGCAGGGCCGAGTTCGCCTAGCTGAGAGAGGCACATTCCGTAATGGAAGTATGCGTTAGGGTTTGCCGGCTCGGATTCCGTCCAGGAAGCCAGGATAGACTTAGCTCCTTCGGGATCATTCTTCTTCAATCTATCTAAGGCTGTATGCAAGCGAGGATCCATTTTTCCATTTCCCTTCCGTTTAGGAATTCGACTATCTTTTTACCGATTCGGTTTCCCATTCCATGTTTCGCGATCGGAAGCTTCTTCTACTTATGTAAGGAAGAAAAGGGCCTGAGCGCTCGGGCTGCTTTTTGCTGGACAGAAGCCGGATTTCGGATAATTCTAGGAAAGGCGATATTACAAATGATTCCCATGCAGATACGTATCGTATTCTTCTTAATTACTCTTACCTTCCTTTCTTCGAATTGCTCCAGCATCGAAAAGAAGGAGGTGCAAATTCCCTTCTTGGGCGAAAAACGAGCGGACCTTCCTATTTTGATCCAATTCGAAGAGGAGCAGGAATATAACGCAAGGAGTCTGATGGCGACTTTCTTTACTGGACAGGAAGGGAAAGAACAAAGGGTAGACCGAGAATATGCAAAATTTCCGATATTAGTCGGAACGGGAGCGAGATCCAAGGAACTCGAACTGGAAGGCACAGTGACTAAACGGGAATCTGCGATGAGATCCGAGGTCAAAGAAGTCTATATCCATATCAACGGAAGCACTCTTTCACATAATTGCGGATTGGGGGTTCTGGATTCATTCTCTTCTTCCAAAAGCGGACAAAAGGCTTTTCGATCCGTTAAGATTCTTTTTCGAGGAACGGGAGATAAGGACGTTCCTAGAACCGGAGTTTCCTGGGCCTTGGGACTCGTTACCTATTTCTTATACCCCTTGATCGCAACCGGATTCTATGTGGAAAAGATGGAATGCGGGTTGGTCCTGGAAGGATAGAATATTTCAAAAATGCAATATGCGAATCAAGCCCTCCTCTCATCGAATCCGTTCGGAAGATATCTATGTCCTTGACCGTCTGGCTGACAGGACTGAGCGGTTCAGGTAAGACCACTCTAGCGAACGCTTTGAAGGAAAATTTCCTGAGAACGGGAAGAGCTAGCTACGTCCTGGACGGAGATTCTGTAAGAAAAGGCCTTTGTTCCGATCTCGGTTTTTCGGATGCGGATCGTGCGGAAAATACACGAAGAGTGGCCGAGGTCGCAAGAATGATGAACGACGCAGGCGTAATCGTAATAGCCGCATTGATTTCTCCTTTCGGTTTGGAAAGGGACTTGGCCCGATTGACGATACGGGAAAGTCATTTTGTGGAAGTATATCTGAACACTCCTTTGGAGGTTTGCGAGTCTCGGGATCCCAACGGTCTTTATCGTAAGCTTCGTTTGGGGGAACTGAAGGATATTACGGAAATCCATTCTAATTACGAGCCTCCCGATCATCCTTCTTTGGTCTTGGATACTTCCCGTAGGAGTCTGGAGGATTGCGTGAGGGCCGTGGACGATCTGGTTTCGACTTTGGAAGAATAGTCCCCTTAGTTCTTTTTAATCCGTATTTTGCTTTGCGGAATCGTCCAATCTACAGAACCTATCACTAAGGTTGTAGTCTATGCCCTACATGGCTGTCGGATCTAGACAGATCCTATATTCCGATTCCAGCGCTCCCGCTATGACGGGAGAGCAACCGAGAGAGATCGCGGCGGTAGCCGATAATGCCGTGGTACAACCGCAAACTGTGGTGGTCCCTCCCGGCGGTCTTCCTCCTTATTTAGGGCAATTCTTAGACGCAACAGTTTAAGGATTGCTTATGCTTAGGTTTTTAATTTCCGTTCTACTCCAATCCCTCGTAGTGATTTTCGTATTTCCTCTGATCGATTCCGAGTTCAGGGTGAGCGCGAGTCTTTGGGACGCATTCGTCATTGTCATATTCTTCGGGATTCTGAATTTCATACTTCGCGTGTTCTTGGTGATCGCTACCTTAGGCATCGGATATCTATTCTATATCATAACCTTGGGATTAGCCGGATTGGTGGTAAACGCTTGGGTTCTTTTATGGATCGGAGATATCTTTCCTGGTAAGATCTACGTTCCCGGATTTTGGCCCGCCTTTTGGGGTGGTGCGATTCTGGCTTTAGCCAACTACGTTTCCAAATCCGATTCCGAAGAAAAAAAGAACAAGAAAGTATAAATCCGATTCGCGAAGAATGCTAGAAGAAATTAAAGCGATACGAAAGAACGACCCCGCTGCACGGGGATTGGAGTTCATTCTTTACCCGGGGCTCCATGCCATATTTTTGCACAAAGTCGTCGCACATCCTTTATATAATATAAATCTAAAGTTTTTGGCGAGATTTGTTTCCCAATTTTCCCGGTTCATTACGGGCATCGAAATCCATCCGGGAGCCAAGATAGGCAAAGGGCTCTTTATAGATCACGGTATGGGAATCGTAATCGGGGGCACTGCCGAGATAGGCGACGATTGTGTGCTATTTCACGGAGTCACTTTGGGTGGAACCGGAAACGTACAAGGCAAGAGACATCCTACGATCGGAAATAACGTACTGATCGGCGCAAGAGCCACGATTCTCGGTCCCGTTTATGTAGGAAACAATGTGAAGATAGGTGCAGAGGCCGTGGTCATCGATCACGATATCCCGAACAATTGCACTGTTGTGGGCGCCCCCGGAAAAATCGTCAGACTAAACGGTAAAAAGGTGCGAAAAACTCTGAAACGAACCGAGCTACGATAGGATTCAAATATTCCCTATCGTAGACAACATTTCTTCCTGCATATCGTCGAAGTATTTAGGATTATGGGTCATCATATACAATTGCGAATTGCCTTGGAATAATTTCATGATCAATTCCGCTTTTTTCCTGCTTGGAAAATCTTCCGGCAAGATATGTTCCGATTTGTTTCGATCGAAATAAGTCTCTAAACAGAAGATCCAGGATTCTAATACGTTCGC
The sequence above is a segment of the Leptospira wolffii serovar Khorat str. Khorat-H2 genome. Coding sequences within it:
- the leuA2 gene encoding 2-isopropylmalate synthase LeuA2 — its product is MILPGQGLRTPASSPFFMDVTLRDGNQALRKPWNLEEKEIIFRQLLKLGVQGIEVGFASASKQDFDACAHLASLAPENVAISSLSRAVEKEIDLSWEAIRRAPRPRIHIVYPVSDFTIRNVLGISEAQVKENIVRAVSYARKLAGNFGEVQFSGEHFGDALENMEFAIEAFRAALDAGADVVNLPNTVERYRPYLFVAMVRKVAETLPQGTNLSVHTHNDLGMATATTVESFFAGATQLETALNGLGERAGNTNTYEVAIALHNCGVKVNLNLQAIYETSRIVSRMSGVPIHEKAPLIGEDVVAHRSGIHQDGVSKTKELKKGAYRAFDANLIGRPEGDRIAFTSQSGKSAVYEILIQSGIEVTKEEAALLQPALKNRSEEIGGGELSIEEIREELGKLRSVEARKEQGLVG
- a CDS encoding phage holin family protein, coding for MLRFLISVLLQSLVVIFVFPLIDSEFRVSASLWDAFVIVIFFGILNFILRVFLVIATLGIGYLFYIITLGLAGLVVNAWVLLWIGDIFPGKIYVPGFWPAFWGGAILALANYVSKSDSEEKKNKKV
- a CDS encoding tetratricopeptide repeat protein, which translates into the protein MDPRLHTALDRLKKNDPEGAKSILASWTESEPANPNAYFHYGMCLSQLGELGPAEAQLQECIRLEPSHVQAWVGLGVLFARKKDKPKAEFHLSKALELDDTDTYARKNLAAVYTGASKFDQALALLKDIPESELNDAPTLYALAICYVRTNRFPQAREIFSKLEIVGVPESVKKEYVQLKQLLEEKQFEQGGIWTFLERKEE
- the cysC gene encoding adenylyl-sulfate kinase; translated protein: MSLTVWLTGLSGSGKTTLANALKENFLRTGRASYVLDGDSVRKGLCSDLGFSDADRAENTRRVAEVARMMNDAGVIVIAALISPFGLERDLARLTIRESHFVEVYLNTPLEVCESRDPNGLYRKLRLGELKDITEIHSNYEPPDHPSLVLDTSRRSLEDCVRAVDDLVSTLEE
- the epsC gene encoding serine O-acetyltransferase EpsC; protein product: MLEEIKAIRKNDPAARGLEFILYPGLHAIFLHKVVAHPLYNINLKFLARFVSQFSRFITGIEIHPGAKIGKGLFIDHGMGIVIGGTAEIGDDCVLFHGVTLGGTGNVQGKRHPTIGNNVLIGARATILGPVYVGNNVKIGAEAVVIDHDIPNNCTVVGAPGKIVRLNGKKVRKTLKRTELR